One Thermoanaerobacter pseudethanolicus ATCC 33223 genomic window, CTACTAACTGGGGTATGACACCGATAGAGGCATTAAATTGGATAAAAGATCATATGGAACCTTATTACCCTTTGGGTGTGTATAAAAACACCTTAGAGGAGGTTAAGTAATTATGGAAGAAAGAATAATCTTTGCAGGCTTTGGTGGTCAAGGAGTTTTGTCAATGGGGCTTATAATTACCTATGCGGGAATGTTTGAGGGAAAAAATGTGTCTTGGACTCCTTCTTATGGTCCTGAAATGAGAGGAGGAACAGCCTACTGCAATGTCACAGTATCAGATGAAGAGGTAGGCTCTCCGGTTATTACAGAGGCTACTTCTGTAATTGTAATGAATAGGCCTTCTTTAGACAAATACGAATCTTATGTAATACCAGGTGGTAAATTATTCATAAATACTTCATTAGTAGACAGAAAAGCAGAGAGAAAAGACATAGAAGTGTATGAAATACCTGCTAATGATATTGCTAATGAATTGGGTAATTTAAAAATTGCTAACATGGTGATGTTAGGAGCTTTCATAGAAGCTACTAAAGTTGTAAAATTGGAAACAGTGTTAAAAGCTCTGCCTGAGGTCTTTGGCAAAGGTAAGGAGCATTTGATACCTATAAATGAAAAAGCCTTAAATAAGGGAGCAGAATTAGTAAAAAATCTCATTACAACTAAAAAATAACCTCTTCGGAGGTTATTTTTTCTACAGGAGGTGCTAATTTGAAAAAATTAAGTGAAATTGTGGAAAGAGCCAAAGGAGTTAATAAAAAATTTACGGTGGCAGGGGCAGAAGACAGTGAAGTGCTTTTAGCTTGTGAAGCTGCGAAAAAAGAAGGCATAGGACAGCCTGTATTGATAGGTTCAAAAGAAAAGATAGAGACATTATCTAAAGAATTGAATATTAATATAGAGGATTATGAAATAATTGACGAAGCAGAAGAAGTGCAAAAATGTAAAAAAGCAGTCATAGAAGTTAAAGAAGGTAGAGCCTCTTTTGTGATGAAAGGCCTTGTTCCTACTGCTACTCTTTTAAAGGCAGTTCTTGACAGCGAATACGGCATTAGAGGAGAAGGTTTATTAAGTCATGTAATGGTTTACGAAATTCCAAATTATCATAAATTATTACTTTTAACCGATGGAGGAATGAATATAAGTCCTACATTAGAAGAGAAAGTGCAAATTTTAAGAAATGCTATCAAAGTAGCAAAAGCTATAGAAATAGAAAATCCTAAAGTAGCCTGTTTGTCGGCGGTAGAAGTGGTAAACCCTAAAATGCCTTCTACTGTTGAAGCCGCTAAATTAAAGGAAATGAACCAAAGAGGTGAGATAGAAGGAATAGTAGATGGTCCTTTAGCATTTGACCTTGCCATAAGCAAAGAGGCAGCAATTCACAAAGGAGTAAAAAGTGAGGTTGCAGGAGATGCAGATATATTATTAGTACCTTTTATAGAAGTTGGAAATGCTTTGGGTAAAAGCTTTACTTACTTTGCGAAGGCAAGAAGTGCGGGAATTGTGGTAGGAGCAAAAGCACCAATTGTCTTAGTGTCAAGAGCTGATTCCCACGAAGACAAGTTCAATTCCATAGCTTTTGCATGTGCTGTCTCTGTTTGATAAAGATAAATTAAATGGGGGGAAATGAATGAAAAAAATAATGATGGGGGATGAAGCAGTAGCCCGTGGTATTATACTTTCTGTACTCATGGGCAAAGAAGAATAGCCTAAAAACTTGATTGAGGAAATATCAAAAAGCACAAAGACAATTGCAGTAGAAGCAGATAAGATAGCAGAAAGCCTTGGGAATGTAAAAGCGCAAAATGCAAAATATAGTTCTTTTAGGAGTACTTGTTAAATATTTAGGACTATAAGACATTGATTGGGAAGAGGTAATAAAAAATAACGTGCCACAAAAATTTGTTGAATTAAATACAAATGCCTTTAGAAAAGGGCTGGAGGTAATCTAAGAGGGGGAGATAATTTCCTCCATTTTTTATTAAAAGAAGGATTGTTAAAGATTGTGGCGAATATATCTTATAGCGCTGACTTTATTGAATTTGTCATTAAAGGAAGGGAGGTATTATTTTTTTGTTATATAGAATTTTCCGGCTTATTGCTAAATTGATTCTTAAGATATTCTATTCCTTTGAAGTAAAATATGAGAAAAATTTGCCTGAGGGAGCTTGTATTTTTGTTGCAAACCATCAAAGTTTGCTAGACCCAGTTGTGGTAGCCTGTTCTGTAAAAAGACCCGTTATATTTTTAGCAAGTTCTGAACTTTATAAAAGGCGTTTTTTAAAATATTTTTTAAAAATTGATAAAGCAATTCCCATAAAGAAAAATTCGCCTGATTTAAATGCCATAAAACAAGCATTATCTAGGTTAGAAGAAGGACACACAATAGGATTATTTCCAGAAGGTAGGATATCGCCAACTGGCAAAGTAGAAAAAATGTATGAAGGGGCTATGTATCTAGCATATAAATCGGGAAAGCCCATTGTGCCAGTGGCTATAAAAGGCACAAGAGAAATACTACCTTTTGGCAAATATTTTCCCAAATTTAGGGGAAAAATTGAACTAAAAATAGGGGAACCAATTTACCCAAATCTGAATATTGATATAAAGATGGAAATTGTTGAATTGAGAGACAAAGTCATGCAAAATATATTAACAATGTTGGAGAAATAGTGTAAATTGAAATGTAGTTTTCACTGTGATAAAATATTATCGTATGATTTATTGAGAGGAGATAGAAAATGGCAAGGTTGTTTGGTACAGATGGTGTTAGAGGTATAGCTAATTATGACTTGACTCCACAACTTGCTTTTGAACTAGGGAGAGCAGGGGCTTATGTGTTGACTCACGGGACTCATAGGCCTAAGGTTGTGGTTGGTAAAGACAGTCGTATATCTGGTGATATGTTGGAATGTGCCTTAACTGCAGGCCTTACCTCTGTAGGGGCAGAGGTCATAAGTGTGGGGATAATTCCTACACCAGCGGTAGCTTACCTTACCCGATTATATCAAGCAGATGCTGGAGTTATGATATCGGCATCTCATAATCCCGTAGAGTACAATGGGATAAAATTTTTTGATAAAGATGGGTATAAATTGCCAGATGAAGTAGAAGATAGAATAGAAAATATAATAAAAGAAAAAATTGAGTTGCCTTCTCCTATTGGGACGGGAATAGGTACCAGGAAAGAATACACAAATTCTCATAGAGATTACATAGAGTTCTTAAAGTCTACTATTGATGGGGATTTAAAAGAAATGAAAATTGTAATTGATTGTGCTTATGGAGCTAGCAGCACAATAGCGCCAATTCTATTTAAAGAACTAGGGGCGGAAGTCATATTACATGGAGCAGAGCCTATAGGGGAAAAGATAAATGTCAATTGTGGGTCTACTCATCCTGAAAAATTGCAACAACTCGTCATAGAAAATGGGGCCGACATCGGTTTAGCCTTTGACGGAGATGCTGACAGGCTTATTGCAGTTGATGAAAAAGGAAATGTTGTTGATGGAGACCACATAATGGCAATATGTGCTATAGATTTAAAGAAAAAAGGTAGGTTAAAAAATAACACAGTTGTGGCAACAGTTATGAGCAATATCGGTTTTGAAATTGCACTTAAAGAGCAAGGGATTAATCTCATTAGAACAAAAGTAGGGGACAGATATGTTTTGGAAGAAATGACAAAAGGTGGATATTCTATTGGTGGCGAACAATCAGGCCATATTATTTTCCTTGATGACAATACTACGGGAGATGGGGAAATTACTGCTTTAAAGCTTTGTTCTATTTCAAAAGAAAGTGGTAAAAAATTGTCAGAATTAGCTGCCTGCATGATTACTTACCCACAAGTCCTTATAAACGCAAAAGTAAAAAATGAGTTAAAAAATGCCTATTTAGAGGATGAAGAAATTAAGAGGGAAATTGAAAACTTAGAAAGGGAAATGAGGGGAGAAGGTCGAGTACTTATAAGACCATCAGGTACTGAGCCCCTTGTGAGAGTTATGGTAGAAGGAAAAGATTATGATAAAATTAGTCAAATGGCAAAAGAACTTGCTGAATTAATAGAAAGAAAATTAAATTAAATAAAAGTACGAAAGGTATTATTTGAAAGGGGGGATGCCTATTGAAGAAGAGTAAAAGAAGGTAAGGATTAAAAATTTAAAAAGCGCCTGGGCTTAAAGTGTATACTTTAAGCTGACGAGGACAGGGTTTATCGAGTTATCGGCGGGTGCCCTGCGGTTTCCTGCGACCGATAAAGGACTGGTAAAACCACAGGCGACTGTGGCATAGAGCAGTCTGGGCAGGGAGGAATCTTTATTACAAAAGTGAGAGGAGACCGAGTATGTGTGGAATTGTAGGATATATTGGCGATAAACAGGCGACGCCAATACTTTTAGAAGGATTGACAAAATTGGAGTATCGAGGCTATGATTCAGCAGGAATTGCCATTTTAAATGATGGCAATATAAATATAAAGAAAGCAAAGGGAAGATTAAACGTCCTAAAAGAGCTTGTTGAAAAAGATAATATGGTAGGGACAATAGGCATAGGACACACAAGGTGGGCTACGCATGGTGAACCATCTGATACAAACTCTCATCCTCATTTATCCCAATCAGGGCTAATTGCAGTAGTCCACAATGGCATAATTGAAAACTATCTTCCACTGAAGAAATGGCTGTTAGAGGAAGGTTATACCTTTAAGTCTGAGACTGATACAGAAGTTGTAGCAAATTTGCTGGAGTATTATTACAATGGCGATATAGTAGAGGCTGTGAAAAAAGTTTTAGACAGAATTGAAGGTTCTTATGCCTTAGGCGTTTTGTGCAAAAACAATCCCGATATGATTGTAGCTGCAAGAAAAGAAGCACCTCTTATAGTTGGAATAGGCAATGGTGAAAACTTTATTGCATCTGATATCCCAGCTATATTAAAACATACAAGAAGTGTATATTTTCTTGATGATCATGAGATTGCCATAATTAAAAAAGACAGCGTAGAGTTTATAGACATGTTTGGAAGGCAAGTAGAAAAATCGCTTTTTGAAGTAAAATGGGATGTAGAGGCGGCTGAAAAGGGCGGTTATGAACATTTCATGATAAAAGAAATTCACGAGCAGCCAAGCGCTATAAAAGATACGTTAAGAGGCAGAATAATTGATGATTCAGAAATAGTTTTAGATGATGTGAAAATTACAAAAGAAGACCTTGAAAAGATAGATAAAATTTTTATTGTAGCCTGTGGAACAGCTTATCATGCAGGTGTTGTTGGGAAATACGTCATAGAAAATCTTGCGAGAATACCTGTTGAAGTAGATGTCGCTTCAGAATTTAGATATAGAAACCCCTTAGTAAATGAAAGAACTCTTACAATTGTAATAAGCCAGTCAGGGGAGACAGCAGATACTATAGCTGCGTTAAAAGAAGCTAAGAAAAAAGGGTCAAGAGTTATAGCCATTACAAACGTCGTTGGAAGTTCTGTCTCCAGAGAAGCAGATGATGTACTATACACATGGGCAGGACCTGAAATAGCTGTAGCTTCTACCAAAGCTTATACTACGCAACTTATAGCCCTTTATCTTATAGCTATGGACCTTGCAATAAAAAGAGGGATAATAACTAAAACAAAGGTTATGGAACTTTGCACAGAATTAAAGAAGCTCCCAGAAAAAGTTCAGTATTTACTTGACAACAAAGATGTAATACAAAAATTTGCCTCTGAACACTATAATGCAAAAGACGTATTTTACATTGGAAGAGGACTGGACTATGCCGTTGCTATGGAGGGTTCTTTAAAACTCAAAGAAATATCCTATATTCATTCAGAGGCTTATCCGGCTGGTGAATTAAAACACGGTACTTTGGCCCTTGTAGAAGAGGGAACACTTGTGATAGCTCTTGCAACACAAGATGACCTTTTTGAAAAGATGCTTAGTAATATAAAAGAAGTAAAAGCAAGAGGTGGTTTTTTAGTCGCCTTTGCAAAGCAAGGTAATTTGCAGCTGGAGGGCGTTGTAGATAAAGTAATATATATACCTGAAACGCTTAAAGAGCTTACTCCAGTATTGACAGTTGTGCCTTTGCAACTTTTAGCATATTATATGGCAGTAGAAAAAGGATGTGACGTAGATAAACCGCGTAATCTTGCAAAGTCAGTAACTGTAGAGTAATGGAGGTCAAAAGGCTGAAGAGTTGTGTATTTCTCATTTATACCTTTTCCCCATGCGAAAAAAGTGGTTCCGTTTGGGGAGGAATAAGGGAAAAGGATTAAGTCTTTACAGAATAACAAAGGGATAAGTGGTAAGACCTTGAAAAATTCGGGATTTACGCCACTTATCCCTTTTTTCCTTGATCCATAATCCTCTCCTACGGAACGACTTTTTTCAACTATTAATATTGCTACTTTTTCCTTCCTCAAGTATAATGAAGTTAAAAGGTTAAGACGCAGTAGTAATTGAAGTGAGACGTAAAAATAGTTAAGTGTAAAAATTGCATTGAGGGGATGTTTATTATGTGGAAATTATTTGCAATATTATCAGCTTTGTTTGCTGCTTTGACTTCAATTCTTGCTAAAATTGGTATAAAAGGCGTGGATTCTAACTTGGCTACAGCTATTCGTACAACTGTTATTATATTTTTAGCGTGGGGTATTGTATTTACAACAGGGGGACAGTATGGAATTAAAAGTTTGACAAAACAAAATTGGATCTTTTTGATTCTCTCTGGACTGGCGACAGGTTTGTCCTGGTTATTTTATTATAAGGCAATATCTATAGGTGAAGTATCAAAGGTTGCACTTATTGATAAATCCAGCATCGTCCTAACTTTAACTTTATCTTTTTTTATCCTAAACGAGCAATTCACCGCAAAAACGTTAGTTGCAAGTGTACTTATTACCGCAGGTATATTTATGATGATATGGAAATAAATGTTGCATTTTTGATTTACTTTTTTATAATCCATGTTGACATGCCATTAAACAATTTGCTATTATAAAAAGCAAATCCAGAAAACAAAAAATGGAGGAGTCGTTATGGTTGTTTTGGAGATAAATACACCGACAAGGGAAGTTATGGTGGATATTACTGATATGGTAATGCAAGAAATTAAAAAATCTGGCGTTGTTGATGGCCTTTGTGTTATCTTTGTGCCCCATACAACAGCGGGAATTACAATAAACGAAAATGCAGATCCAACTGTAAGAGAAGATATAATGGCAGCCTTAGAAAAAATAATTCCTAATATGCGTTTTAAACACATGGAAGGCAATTCTGATGCCCACATCAAGGCGTCTCTTATGGGAAGTTCAGTAACTTTAATTATTGAAAATGGAAGGCCACTTTTAGGAACTTGGCAGGGTATTTATTTATGTGAGTTTGATGGTCCAAGGAGAAGAAGAGTGTATATTAAGTTTTTGAAGTGAGTTTATTCAAACCTGCACTCTTCTGGTTTTACGTTATACTCAAATTGAATAAAAGAAGGTGCCCTCATCTTCATGTTTTCAGACCATTCCATAAATCTCACTTTACATGTTAGCAAGGGTTTTAACCACTGCACATTTTTTTCTTTAAAGTTATAATAATTATCTGGGGCTTTTATCTCCTTGGCAACTTCATAGAATGCTTTTAATTCCTTCTGGGATAGGCCTGATTCACAACTTCCTATGTTTATTAAATTATTTTCCTCATCGTAAAGCCCCAGTATGAGGGCTGTTTTGTCAGTTCTGTACCCTATAATAACAGCATTTATTACAATAAAATGTTTTGACTTAAGCCAGAGTTTACTCCTTTTTCCTATTAAATATTTTGAATCTGCTTTTTTGGCAACAATTCCTTCAAGTCCTTTTTTCCCTGTCTCTTCAAAAAGCATTTTTCCATGTTCAAATATAAAATCTGATATTTTTATGATCTCATTTTCTTTAACTGTTTTTCTAAGGATATCTTTTCTCTCTATAAGTGGCAATTCTACAAGAGACTTGCCGTTTAAGTATAATATATCCCATGTTATGAAAATTACGGGCATTATCTTGCTTAAAAGATTTATTTTTACTAAATTTTGTTGATGCTTTCTCGACATAATGCTTTTGTAACTGGGCTTGCCGTTTTTTAAAACTACAAGTTCACCGTCAAGTATTGCTTCTTTTGCTTTTATTTGCTTATAAAGTAATGCCAAATCCGGAAACTGGTGGGTTATATCAACAAGCCTTCTATCTTGAAGTCTTGTTTTATTTGAAAGAAAGGCAATAGTCCTTGAACCATCCCATTTGATTTCATATATCCATTCGGGGCTATCAAAAGGGTCACTGCTGGATGCCAGCATAGGTGATATTTTTTCTTCTATCATAGACATATTCAATCTTCCTTTATGCGCCTTTTCTTTTGCGTCCTTTTTTTGCTTTTTCTTCATTCTTTACAGATTCAATACTCGCTTTTAATGCACTTACTAAATCAAGAACATTATCAGCTTCAGGTGCTTTTTGAGGAATTTCTATATCTTTGTCCTGTATCTTTGACTCAATCATTTCGATTAACGTTTTTCTGTAGCTATCATCATATTTTTCGGGTTTAAAGTCGGAGGTCAAAGTATCAATAAGTTGTTTGGCCATTTTTATTTCATTTTCCTGTAAGCTGACTTCTCTTAAGGGAGGAAGCTGATTTGTGTTTTTTATTTCATCAGGAAAATGCATTGTTTCCATGACCATGTATTTTTCCTCATACACTCGTATGCATGCGAGGTTTTGCTTTGACCTAATTACCACTTTCGCTATTGCAACTCGTTTTGTTTCTTTCATAGAATCTCTTAAAAGTACATAAGGCTTTGTACCAATATCTTCGGGTACAATGAAATATGTTTTATCATAATATATGGGGTCTATTTGTCCTATATCGGTAAAATCTACTATATCAATGGTTTTAACTGTTGGCATAGGTATCCTTTCCAAATCTTCATCATCTATAATGACAAATTTACCTGGTTCGTATTCATACCCTCGAACTATTTCCTCATCTGAAACGGGTCTATTACATACAGGGCAAATTTTTTCATATTTTATGGGGGATTTACATTCTTTGTGGAGTTGCCTAAAATGTATGGCATGGTCTTCTGTAGCGGTATACAGTTTTATGGGTATACTTACAAGACCAAAACTTATTGCTCCTTTCCACATTGAGCGCATTTTTAAATCACCTCATATTTAATATTCCCATTAAGAAACTTTTTATTTATAAAAACATATATATAAATTGGTATATATGGATATATATATTTATTGAAATATGATATTATATACAATATAATATGGAGTTGAATGGGGGGGATAAAATTGAAGAATATAAAAAAGATACTTTCATGGATTCT contains:
- the ligD gene encoding non-homologous end-joining DNA ligase; its protein translation is MSMIEEKISPMLASSSDPFDSPEWIYEIKWDGSRTIAFLSNKTRLQDRRLVDITHQFPDLALLYKQIKAKEAILDGELVVLKNGKPSYKSIMSRKHQQNLVKINLLSKIMPVIFITWDILYLNGKSLVELPLIERKDILRKTVKENEIIKISDFIFEHGKMLFEETGKKGLEGIVAKKADSKYLIGKRSKLWLKSKHFIVINAVIIGYRTDKTALILGLYDEENNLINIGSCESGLSQKELKAFYEVAKEIKAPDNYYNFKEKNVQWLKPLLTCKVRFMEWSENMKMRAPSFIQFEYNVKPEECRFE
- the glmS gene encoding glutamine--fructose-6-phosphate transaminase (isomerizing); the protein is MCGIVGYIGDKQATPILLEGLTKLEYRGYDSAGIAILNDGNINIKKAKGRLNVLKELVEKDNMVGTIGIGHTRWATHGEPSDTNSHPHLSQSGLIAVVHNGIIENYLPLKKWLLEEGYTFKSETDTEVVANLLEYYYNGDIVEAVKKVLDRIEGSYALGVLCKNNPDMIVAARKEAPLIVGIGNGENFIASDIPAILKHTRSVYFLDDHEIAIIKKDSVEFIDMFGRQVEKSLFEVKWDVEAAEKGGYEHFMIKEIHEQPSAIKDTLRGRIIDDSEIVLDDVKITKEDLEKIDKIFIVACGTAYHAGVVGKYVIENLARIPVEVDVASEFRYRNPLVNERTLTIVISQSGETADTIAALKEAKKKGSRVIAITNVVGSSVSREADDVLYTWAGPEIAVASTKAYTTQLIALYLIAMDLAIKRGIITKTKVMELCTELKKLPEKVQYLLDNKDVIQKFASEHYNAKDVFYIGRGLDYAVAMEGSLKLKEISYIHSEAYPAGELKHGTLALVEEGTLVIALATQDDLFEKMLSNIKEVKARGGFLVAFAKQGNLQLEGVVDKVIYIPETLKELTPVLTVVPLQLLAYYMAVEKGCDVDKPRNLAKSVTVE
- the glmM gene encoding phosphoglucosamine mutase; this encodes MARLFGTDGVRGIANYDLTPQLAFELGRAGAYVLTHGTHRPKVVVGKDSRISGDMLECALTAGLTSVGAEVISVGIIPTPAVAYLTRLYQADAGVMISASHNPVEYNGIKFFDKDGYKLPDEVEDRIENIIKEKIELPSPIGTGIGTRKEYTNSHRDYIEFLKSTIDGDLKEMKIVIDCAYGASSTIAPILFKELGAEVILHGAEPIGEKINVNCGSTHPEKLQQLVIENGADIGLAFDGDADRLIAVDEKGNVVDGDHIMAICAIDLKKKGRLKNNTVVATVMSNIGFEIALKEQGINLIRTKVGDRYVLEEMTKGGYSIGGEQSGHIIFLDDNTTGDGEITALKLCSISKESGKKLSELAACMITYPQVLINAKVKNELKNAYLEDEEIKREIENLEREMRGEGRVLIRPSGTEPLVRVMVEGKDYDKISQMAKELAELIERKLN
- a CDS encoding EamA family transporter, translating into MWKLFAILSALFAALTSILAKIGIKGVDSNLATAIRTTVIIFLAWGIVFTTGGQYGIKSLTKQNWIFLILSGLATGLSWLFYYKAISIGEVSKVALIDKSSIVLTLTLSFFILNEQFTAKTLVASVLITAGIFMMIWK
- a CDS encoding Ku protein → MRSMWKGAISFGLVSIPIKLYTATEDHAIHFRQLHKECKSPIKYEKICPVCNRPVSDEEIVRGYEYEPGKFVIIDDEDLERIPMPTVKTIDIVDFTDIGQIDPIYYDKTYFIVPEDIGTKPYVLLRDSMKETKRVAIAKVVIRSKQNLACIRVYEEKYMVMETMHFPDEIKNTNQLPPLREVSLQENEIKMAKQLIDTLTSDFKPEKYDDSYRKTLIEMIESKIQDKDIEIPQKAPEADNVLDLVSALKASIESVKNEEKAKKGRKRKGA
- a CDS encoding 2-oxoacid:acceptor oxidoreductase family protein is translated as MEERIIFAGFGGQGVLSMGLIITYAGMFEGKNVSWTPSYGPEMRGGTAYCNVTVSDEEVGSPVITEATSVIVMNRPSLDKYESYVIPGGKLFINTSLVDRKAERKDIEVYEIPANDIANELGNLKIANMVMLGAFIEATKVVKLETVLKALPEVFGKGKEHLIPINEKALNKGAELVKNLITTKK
- a CDS encoding secondary thiamine-phosphate synthase enzyme YjbQ; protein product: MVVLEINTPTREVMVDITDMVMQEIKKSGVVDGLCVIFVPHTTAGITINENADPTVREDIMAALEKIIPNMRFKHMEGNSDAHIKASLMGSSVTLIIENGRPLLGTWQGIYLCEFDGPRRRRVYIKFLK
- a CDS encoding bifunctional enoyl-CoA hydratase/phosphate acetyltransferase, giving the protein MKKLSEIVERAKGVNKKFTVAGAEDSEVLLACEAAKKEGIGQPVLIGSKEKIETLSKELNINIEDYEIIDEAEEVQKCKKAVIEVKEGRASFVMKGLVPTATLLKAVLDSEYGIRGEGLLSHVMVYEIPNYHKLLLLTDGGMNISPTLEEKVQILRNAIKVAKAIEIENPKVACLSAVEVVNPKMPSTVEAAKLKEMNQRGEIEGIVDGPLAFDLAISKEAAIHKGVKSEVAGDADILLVPFIEVGNALGKSFTYFAKARSAGIVVGAKAPIVLVSRADSHEDKFNSIAFACAVSV
- a CDS encoding lysophospholipid acyltransferase family protein produces the protein MLYRIFRLIAKLILKIFYSFEVKYEKNLPEGACIFVANHQSLLDPVVVACSVKRPVIFLASSELYKRRFLKYFLKIDKAIPIKKNSPDLNAIKQALSRLEEGHTIGLFPEGRISPTGKVEKMYEGAMYLAYKSGKPIVPVAIKGTREILPFGKYFPKFRGKIELKIGEPIYPNLNIDIKMEIVELRDKVMQNILTMLEK